The sequence TTTAGGCCTTTTCTATTCGGTGTCCCATGTAATATAAGGACACTCcgtgcgcgtgcgcaggagGGGACTAAGGAGGGGAGGCCGGCTGTTGCGCCGGTTCTGTCTCTGCATTCGGGTCCGATCAGGAGAGGGGACAACTCGAACACGACTAACATGCATGGTGGCGCACTCGTTTCATGAATATTTCTGTAGGAAATGCCCCATTTCGGGACCTCCCCTATATCGTTCAACGTTACAGCTGGCTGTtgaggtgtacgtacacccgacCTGGACGGCGAAGCCGTCCGTGCCACGTTCGTCGGTCAAGCCTGGACAGTCAACAGGATGTCTGCTCGCTGTTCTGCGCAGTTTCACCACTCGTTGCACTCCTTGTTATGAATACGAGAGGGATGTTCTATGAATTTCAACATAAGTGGCCGAGACAGCAGATTCTCTACAAGTCGCTGGCCCCACCCATGCACTCACCCACCACCGTCCCCGGTCACGTGGCCGGTTCAGCGGTCTGGCGAGACGTTCATTGTTCCTGTGGCAACGTGCTTGACGATAATCGAAGTTCCCTGCAGGTGTCTATCTCTGCTCCGCAAGACAGCAGACTATCCAGAAGTATGGTCTGGATTACACTAGTCGGTAGCAGGTTcagcgtctgcgctgcaCAGCGAGTTTTCTTTGTTTCGGGACCCTTCTGAGAACGACGAAGCTTCCGAGCGCGTGTATATAGACACAGTCAGACAAGCATGCATGAAGCATAGGGATTTTGTTTGCCTTGTCGCATTTGTATACCATGTATTTGCTGCATTGATCTAGATGTGCGCATAAAagcatgtatgtatgcacgATTCTACATGACCCGAGTACGGAGCTGGTGAAGACGAGAGCTGTGCTATGGCACGCCCTCCCGTTTTCTCAAGAGTGCTGAGTGTTGAGGTTGTACTTCGCCGTGTCTCTCCGAGCCGTTTTTGCCTCGTGCGACAGGTCTCCACCCGGCGTCCCTCGGTCGCTGCGGATTTCAATCCGTCGTGGGTGAGTGTGGTATCCTGTCCAGCATTTTCAACCAGAGACAAGCATGCTGCGGTCTCTTTTGCTGTCTCCCCGCTTTTTCGTCGCCGTATCCGACGTCTTGCGCCTAAAGCTGTGGGTCACCGCGCCGTGCCCATGAGATATCTTGATTTCGGCACCGTAGTGTCACAGAAGATGCACGTAGATGACATGCCGATATTTTGTGTTCCTGTTTTTGGCGTTTCTTCCGCTGTCTCGAGGAAAGAGGTGGATCTGGCGGTCCGCGTGAGGAGAGAAGTGGAGGCACTGTTTTCGTGGTGGAGCGGGTTGAGTCGTGCGTCCTCAATAGCAAAGACATGGAAGGCAGAACGtgggagaggccgcggatgGGGGCTCCAGTAGTCCCTTCTGCTCCTGTTGCCATGAGCAGCGCTCATGAAAGCTTCATGTTCTCTCTGTTCGTCTTCGTGATTCTCTCTCGAATTAACTCCGTTCCTGCCGCTCAAGGCATGCGTCTGCCGTTTTTCCGTTGGTTGtttccgcgtctctcccAGCCATTTTCGGCGCAGATCTGCAAGCGCTGCGTGTTTGTCTCCTCTCTAGTCGCGCTCTTATCTCTCTGCTCTCCGTTCCTCGCCCCTGCGCCTTCATTCTCCCTGTattcgccgccctctgcttcggcctcctcgtctctgtcgccgtTGTACGTGGAGGTTTGTGCCGCGTTCCGCCTTctgttcgcctccgctgcggctgggCCGCTGTGGCACGCCCCCAGTACGACAGAGGCGGCTTCCGCCCCCGTTATTTTGGCCGAGGCTCCTGaaacgccgcagcgaggcagggcCACAACATCTCAAGCGAGTGAAGCAATCAAGATTGTGGACGGGAGGGCTCAAACCGCCCGCGTAGAGAGCCCGCGCACCCGACACCCGCGTGTGGCCTTTGCAGAAGCCGACGTCGTAGAGGAGTTCCCTTCCGCCGGGGCTGACGCTGGAGGCTGGCGCAGCAAAcagcccgcgcctcctctaaGCGCTTCACACATAAGCGAAAAGGCGAAACCCGGGGCTTGGCTTGATGGATTTCTCTCTTGGGTCGCAACCTCCGCTGGCGCGGTAGCGGAGGACGATGAGGACTACGACGACGGTAAGTCTCAGCTGCAAGCGAGCTCTGCACGCAGTAAGGAGCGACCCGAGTGGGCCGATAGTGTCTTCCGTCGATGCCTATTGGCTGCCTGTAAATTTCACGTTTTTCTTCCTGCTCCCTTGGtttcgctcctcctcgctcttcttgtcgcgcctgccggcggcgccttccgtATGCCAGCTTCCTCGTGTGGGCGCGTGCGCCCTGCCTTTCCCACTTTGACTTCTTCGAGATCTCTCGTCCCTCGGCCCTCTTTTCTTCAGCGTAACTCCgttcgctggcggccgccaggTCCGTGACCCGCTGGCGTGGAGCACCTTTTCTCGACGTCCACGTCAAATCTCAACTTTTTCGTGTCTCTAGTTAGATTTTGAGGCAGATTCGAAATCTCCCGCACTCGAGGCCGTGTCCCGTCCAGCGATGTCGAAGCCAAGCGTAATACACAAATGTTTTTTCAGCGCGTGGCGTTCAACTCTTGGGCATCATGTGACGCTTTTCACAGCATCCCTGCTCTCCAGCACAGTCCTGGATGTATCTGCAGTGCCGGGCGCTGCGGAACTCAACGCTGAGGGTGCCATGTCTGCTCGCGTGCTTTTCTCAGGGGCTGAAAGCTTCGTTCTCGCGCTGACGGTGGTGTGCAACACGAGCGGGACTGCGCACCGCCGTCTGTAttggcgcctgccgcggggGATGACGGCGTCGGACCTCGTGAACAGTTTCGCGATGGGAGCGCCGTGGCTCGGCGGGCCCGgcggctctctgctgcaCTTGCGGCTGTGCGTTGCGGGCCGGCAGTCGTATCGACTTACAGTGCGCCGCGGATTTGGTGACAGAGGGTTTTTCTCCGGCGAAGACTTCTCGCGGAAGCCGCTCGCGCAGTTCCTCAGTTCCGTCACACCCGAGGATAGCCGCGGACTGCTGGCGGAACCCTTGACGCGCCAGCAAACGGCCGCGGTCTCGCCGCTGGCCTCGGTCTCCTGGCGCGCAAAGCATCTGttcggcagcggcgcggcgactgaGGCTTTCGAGGCCGCTGGAGCCCCACAGGGGGACGGCCTCGCACTGAGCGGAGTGGAGCGAACGATGACGCACAGGGAACCTGACAGCGGCCGCACGCGTGCGGGACTTACAGTGGTAatcgagcgccgccgcagcggctcgaggcgcgcagacgagcgcggGGGTGCAGAGCAGCGGTCGGACGAGAACAAGGCCGGGTCCGACGTCGGCAGATCAtcgggcgacgcgaggagcAGGCGAGAAATTTCTgccagcgtctcctcgtcgccccgtTCTGGGGGGCCGCCCAGTGCCGCAGGCCAGACAGCTGAATGGCGctcaggcggaggagacgcgaccAGCAGCAGAAGGGGCGCAAGTGCAGATGGCGCCAGTATACAGATCGCTCTGCTCGGGAAGGGCCACCTGCAGGCTTCCCCCAGAGTGTTGCCAGTCACCATCTCCGTGGAGGCCACGCTGAGCGAGGAGGATCGACAAGAGCAGGTCGGGGgactcgccgcgggcgcggacgacgcggagagacgcgggccgcgcgggcggcgcgacggcaggcCACTTCCTCTGGAGCTCGTGTCCCTGAAATCGATTTTGTCTCGCGCGAGCAGCCGAGACACCAGGTTCGCCTTCACGCCGGACTACGAccggcgcgcgaccgcggtcgacGGCGACGGGCCCGGGGGCTCGGTGGACGCGGCCAGCCGCGGGGAGGGCGACCGGCGCGTGACGGGCCAGAGCACCATCGTGCGCATTCCGCCGAGTCAGTCGAGCAGCACTGCGTTGCCGAGCCGCAGGAAGAACCTCGTCCAAATGATGAAGGAAACAGCGTACCAATGGAGGAACAACGTTTTCGCTGGTCTGCGAAAGAAGCGTGAGGAGGCAAGGATGCAGACAGCGGgaccgcccgcctccgccgaggccgcgaagagtATCGCGGCTCTCGATGAAGGCGCGACAAACTTTTTCAGCGGGTCCATCTCCTCGACACTAGACAGCGTCAAATCACTCTTCGCCAGCAGCCACAccttcacgcacgacgaagCGCTGCCGGAGAGCAGCACCCGGCGAACCCCGAGGCTGAAGAGAAGGCATGCGCGGAAACGGGAACGCGGCAGCCTCTTCGGCTGG is a genomic window of Besnoitia besnoiti strain Bb-Ger1 chromosome IV, whole genome shotgun sequence containing:
- a CDS encoding hypothetical protein (encoded by transcript BESB_054350); this encodes MEGRTWERPRMGAPVVPSAPVAMSSAHESFMFSLFVFVILSRINSVPAAQGMRLPFFRWLFPRLSQPFSAQICKRCVFVSSLVALLSLCSPFLAPAPSFSLYSPPSASASSSLSPLYVEVCAAFRLLFASAAAGPLWHAPSTTEAASAPVILAEAPETPQRGRATTSQASEAIKIVDGRAQTARVESPRTRHPRVAFAEADVVEEFPSAGADAGGWRSKQPAPPLSASHISEKAKPGAWLDGFLSWVATSAGAVAEDDEDYDDGKSQLQASSARTSLLSSTVLDVSAVPGAAELNAEGAMSARVLFSGAESFVLALTVVCNTSGTAHRRLYWRLPRGMTASDLVNSFAMGAPWLGGPGGSLLHLRLCVAGRQSYRLTVRRGFGDRGFFSGEDFSRKPLAQFLSSVTPEDSRGLLAEPLTRQQTAAVSPLASVSWRAKHLFGSGAATEAFEAAGAPQGDGLALSGVERTMTHREPDSGRTRAGLTVVIERRRSGSRRADERGGAEQRSDENKAGSDVGRSSGDARSRREISASVSSSPRSGGPPSAAGQTAEWRSGGGDATSSRRGASADGASIQIALLGKGHLQASPRVLPVTISVEATLSEEDRQEQVGGLAAGADDAERRGPRGRRDGRPLPLELVSLKSILSRASSRDTRFAFTPDYDRRATAVDGDGPGGSVDAASRGEGDRRVTGQSTIVRIPPSQSSSTALPSRRKNLVQMMKETAYQWRNNVFAGLRKKREEARMQTAGPPASAEAAKSIAALDEGATNFFSGSISSTLDSVKSLFASSHTFTHDEALPESSTRRTPRLKRRHARKRERGSLFGWLFGDTRDAEAEEGEQDY